From a region of the Thermocladium sp. ECH_B genome:
- a CDS encoding phosphoribosyl transferase, with amino-acid sequence MVRVAVKLVSWDEIVDWARDLSNKIINSGWGPEVIMAVARGGYVPARLVCDNLGVTDLVSVQVVHWPSTAQVIEKAFIKHEAKGESLMGKRVLVIDDIVDTGDSIALAKAYAEKAGASEVRSAALQWISTVAKFKPDYYSLNVTDWKWFVYPWNITEDVTNFVKRIVTEEASSKKHWGLTEILDRMRXWYGDEVMKVPLSYISKALSNLEQLGLMSRTSNGAEYIVNK; translated from the coding sequence ATGGTTAGAGTTGCCGTGAAGCTGGTGTCTTGGGATGAAATAGTTGATTGGGCACGTGATTTATCCAATAAAATAATCAATAGTGGATGGGGGCCCGAAGTAATCATGGCCGTTGCCCGCGGCGGTTATGTGCCGGCTAGGCTGGTCTGCGATAATTTAGGCGTAACCGATTTAGTGAGCGTTCAAGTTGTTCATTGGCCTAGCACTGCTCAAGTTATAGAGAAGGCATTCATTAAGCATGAGGCAAAGGGAGAAAGCTTAATGGGTAAGAGGGTGCTCGTCATAGATGACATTGTGGATACGGGTGACAGCATTGCATTGGCGAAGGCCTATGCTGAGAAGGCCGGCGCAAGCGAAGTGAGGTCAGCGGCACTCCAATGGATATCAACAGTAGCTAAATTCAAGCCTGATTATTATTCATTAAATGTAACCGATTGGAAGTGGTTCGTTTATCCATGGAATATAACCGAGGACGTGACTAACTTCGTTAAGAGAATAGTGACAGAGGAGGCTTCGTCAAAGAAGCATTGGGGTCTCACGGAAATCTTGGATAGGATGCGTGNGTGGTATGGAGATGAAGTAATGAAAGTGCCTCTTTCCTATATAAGTAAGGCGCTCAGCAATTTGGAGCAGTTAGGATTAATGAGTAGGACAAGCAATGGGGCGGAGTACATAGTTAATAAGTAA